Part of the Candidatus Aenigmatarchaeota archaeon genome, ATCAAGTCTGCTTGAATATGATGAGATTATTGAAACTTTAGAAGAGCCCCCAAGTCCAGAGATGGGTGATCTTTCAACCAATATTTCTTTTAGATTGGCAAACAAGCTGAGGAAATCTCCTGTCAAAATATCAGAAGATATATTCAAGGAAATTAATATTCAAAAAAACCCTTTAATAGATAGGATAGAAACAAAAAATGGTTACATAAATTTCTTCTTCAATTATGAGAATCTCGCTGAAAAATTGTTGAAAAGTATTTTGAAGGAGGGTGAAAGATATGGTTCAAGTGACATCGGTAAAGGAAAAGAAGTTTTAATAGAATATTCAGCCCCGAATCCAAACAAACCAATGCACATAGGACATATTAGAAATAATTTCATAGGAATGAGTTTGGTCAAAATCCTGGATTTTTCGGGATATAAAACTCACCCTGTTAATTGGATAAATGATAGGGGGGCCCATATATGTAAAAGTCTATGGGGTTATCTCCAATTTGGGAGAAAAAATGGGAATGAAATAAGAAACTGGAAAATATTGTTAAAGGAGTGGACCAAAAAGCCTGATGACTGGTTTAAACCAACTGATATCGGGAAGAAACCTGACCACTTTGTAATGGACTTCTATGTCAAGGCAAATAATTTAATGGAAGAGATAGAGGAATATGAAAAGGAGAATAGGGAGATATTGAAAGAATGGGAAGAAGGGAACCCTGATGTTCGAAAATTGTGGAAAACTTTAAATGAATGGGTTTATGAGGGCTGGCAAGAAACTTACAAAAGGCAGGGTTGTGTCTTTGAAAGGTTCTACTTTGAGAGTGATTTGTATAATAGAGGAAAAGAGATTGTCATGGAGAATATGAAAAATGGTATATTCAAAAAGACCGAAAAGGGAACTATAATAGCTGACCTTGAAAAACATGGCTTACCGGGACTTGTTTTTATAAGAAGTGATGGGACAAGCCTCTA contains:
- the argS gene encoding arginine--tRNA ligase, translated to MNLKLEIKKEVEKILRTSSLLEYDEIIETLEEPPSPEMGDLSTNISFRLANKLRKSPVKISEDIFKEINIQKNPLIDRIETKNGYINFFFNYENLAEKLLKSILKEGERYGSSDIGKGKEVLIEYSAPNPNKPMHIGHIRNNFIGMSLVKILDFSGYKTHPVNWINDRGAHICKSLWGYLQFGRKNGNEIRNWKILLKEWTKKPDDWFKPTDIGKKPDHFVMDFYVKANNLMEEIEEYEKENREILKEWEEGNPDVRKLWKTLNEWVYEGWQETYKRQGCVFERFYFESDLYNRGKEIVMENMKNGIFKKTEKGTIIADLEKHGLPGLVFIRSDGTSLYSTADIALTERKVKDYPNSKLIWVVGNAQNLYFQQLFTLFELIGIVRKENCYHLGYGMVSLPEGKMSSRKGTVVLADDVMDRVKEMVEKEIEERNQDIEEDKKSEIAEKISLGAIKFAMLKVDAFKDIVFNPKEVISFEGKTGPYLQYSYVRAEKILQKAGKFKEKFESKLTVEEINLIKKLMEFPEIVEKASKEYKPNLIANYGFELAEMFNVFYQKCPVLHTEEEKEFRLTLVKSFKITIKNCMNLLGIETPELM